From Vanessa tameamea isolate UH-Manoa-2023 chromosome 26, ilVanTame1 primary haplotype, whole genome shotgun sequence, one genomic window encodes:
- the LOC113404947 gene encoding glycine receptor subunit alpha-2-like produces MAAEKLLWLTMLLIRLWLGAGDLCYAQSTLLAFQDLLPDDPRLYDKMRPPKKDDQPTIVNFHVTVMGLDSIDENSMTYAADIFFAQTWKDFRLRLPENMTTEYRLLEVDWLKQMWRPDSFFKNAKSVTFQTMTIPNHYVWLYKDKTILYMVKLTLKLSCAMNFLIYPHDTQECKLQMESLSHTTDDLIFQWDPEVPLVVDENIELPQLELVQNRTADCTQVYSTGNFTCLEVIFKLKRRLGYHLFNTYIPTCLIVIMSWVSFWIKPDAAPARVTLGVTSLLTLSTQHAKSQAQLPPVSYLKAVDAFMSVCTVFVFMALMEYCLVNIILDDRAAKPKEPAEAAKARMRAISIDRFSRVFFPLLFAVLNLTYWIQFAQYI; encoded by the exons atggctGCTGAAAAATTATTATGGTTAACGATGTTGTTGATTCGTCTGTGGCTTGGTGCTGGAGATCTTTGTTATGCaca GTCAACACTGCTCGCCTTCCAAGATCTTCTACCTGATGACCCTCGCTTGTACGACAAAATGCGCCCTCCCAAGAAGGATGATCAACCCACCATCGTTAATTTCCACGTTACTGTCATGGGACTCGATTCTATTGACGAAAATTCTATG ACCTACGCTGCAGATATATTCTTTGCTCAAACCTGGAAAGACTTTCGACTTAGATTACCAGAGAACATGACTACTGAATACAG ACTCCTGGAAGTGGACTGGTTGAAACAAATGTGGCGACCAGACTCATTCTTCAAGAACGCGAAATCCGTCACCTTCCAAACGATGACAATACCTAACCACTACGTGTGGTTATACAAGGACAAAACCATCTTGTATATGGTGAAGTTGACCTTGAAATTGAGCTGTGCCATGAACTTCCTCATATATCCTCATGACACGCAGGAGTGCAAGCTTCAAATGGAGAGCT TGTCTCATACAACAGATGACCTCATTTTCCAATGGGATCCAGAAGTACCGCTGGTGGTCGATGAAAACATAGAACTGCCCCAACTGGAACTTGTCCAGAACAGAACTGCTGATTGTACTCAAGTTTATTCAACTG gTAATTTCACGTGCCTTGAAGTCATATTTAAGCTGAAGCGACGTCTGGGATATCATTTGTTCAACACTTATATACCGACCTGCCTGATCGTAATTATGTCC TGGGTATCATTCTGGATAAAACCGGATGCCGCACCAGCGCGTGTTACCCTCGGCGTGACGTCTCTTCTCACTCTCTCAACGCAGCACGCGAAGTCACAAGCGCAGCTTCCGCCCGTGTCGTATCTGAAAGCTGTGGACGCCTTCATGTCTGTGTGCACTGT TTTCGTATTCATGGCGCTAATGGAGTACTGCCTTGTCAACATTATTCTGGATGACAGAGCCGCAAAGCcaaag GAACCAGCAGAAGCCGCCAAAGCACGTATGAGGGCCATCAGCATCGACCGCTTCTCGCGCGTCTTCTTCCCCCTTCTCTTCGCGGTACTCAACCTGACTTACTGGATCCAGTTCGCGCAATACATCTGA